Proteins co-encoded in one Opitutus terrae PB90-1 genomic window:
- a CDS encoding VanZ family protein, translating into MRSLGSKSNRSWFWPLLLTVAISVASGRSKIATPGLFQFDKAAHFLVFGLLATLVVRLGEGRRAAWLALLVVSLYGMADEWHQSFTPGRSVELADWMADTAGAALAVMLYACWPRYRAQLETPLGRKARVENPGANAPSSV; encoded by the coding sequence GTGCGTTCCCTTGGCTCGAAATCCAACCGCTCCTGGTTCTGGCCGCTCCTGCTGACGGTTGCGATCTCCGTGGCGTCCGGCCGTTCGAAAATCGCGACGCCCGGACTGTTCCAGTTCGACAAGGCGGCGCATTTCCTCGTGTTCGGGCTGCTGGCCACGCTAGTCGTGCGGTTGGGCGAGGGCCGGCGCGCGGCGTGGCTCGCGCTGCTGGTCGTGTCGCTCTATGGGATGGCGGACGAGTGGCACCAGAGCTTCACGCCGGGACGTTCGGTCGAGCTCGCCGACTGGATGGCGGACACCGCGGGCGCGGCGCTGGCGGTGATGCTGTATGCGTGCTGGCCGCGGTATCGCGCGCAACTGGAAACGCCGTTGGGCCGCAAAGCGCGGGTTGAAAACCCCGGGGCGAATGCGCCAAGCTCGGTGTAA